A single window of Candidatus Woesearchaeota archaeon DNA harbors:
- a CDS encoding DUF2073 domain-containing protein — protein sequence MLTLHYMPYGEIEALTSEDRVGKILDIVKKNRILLLEGRLKKEEETELIKQTMEAIDDDFKGIEIGTIDPAAKESAAIVEKIKKSMVNMLIGDRGGMTIIGPASIVKEIKQDPEKIQVFTDVGKKKR from the coding sequence ATGCTCACACTACATTACATGCCCTACGGAGAAATTGAAGCGCTGACCTCAGAAGACAGAGTAGGAAAAATTCTCGACATTGTCAAGAAGAATAGAATTCTTTTGCTTGAAGGCAGGTTAAAAAAAGAGGAAGAAACAGAGTTAATCAAGCAAACAATGGAAGCGATTGATGATGATTTCAAGGGAATTGAAATTGGCACTATTGATCCTGCCGCGAAAGAAAGCGCGGCAATTGTAGAAAAAATAAAGAAAAGTATGGTCAACATGTTGATTGGCGACAGAGGAGGGATGACGATTATTGGCCCTGCGTCGATTGTCAAAGAAATAAAGCAAGATCCAGAAAAAATCCAAGTATTTACAGATGTTGGAAAAAAGAAGCGATAA
- a CDS encoding 50S ribosome-binding GTPase: MFQYIHDFIKKVFRDIFRKKKQWKIGLYGPPNAGKTTLANRICQDWLGEELGTVSPIAHETREIQLKEQVTIKSKDDNELTFSLVDTPGIATKVDYEDFMKSGLKTKEAKERAKEATKGVIESIKWLDEMDLVIVVLDATQDPYTQVNITIIGNLQARNIPVLVVANKVDLKKSDVKRIEAAFPQYDIVSISAKNGTNVDQLYEALFAIAG; the protein is encoded by the coding sequence ATGTTCCAATATATCCATGATTTCATAAAAAAGGTCTTTAGAGACATCTTCCGCAAGAAAAAGCAGTGGAAAATCGGACTTTATGGCCCACCAAACGCAGGCAAAACAACCTTAGCAAATAGAATATGCCAAGATTGGCTCGGAGAAGAATTAGGAACAGTCTCTCCAATAGCGCACGAAACGCGGGAAATCCAACTCAAAGAACAAGTCACGATAAAGAGCAAAGACGACAATGAGCTCACATTTAGTCTTGTCGATACGCCAGGAATCGCGACAAAAGTTGATTATGAAGATTTCATGAAGTCTGGATTAAAGACAAAAGAAGCGAAAGAGCGCGCGAAAGAAGCGACAAAAGGAGTCATTGAGTCGATCAAGTGGCTTGATGAAATGGATTTAGTCATCGTTGTCCTAGATGCAACGCAAGATCCATATACACAAGTCAACATAACAATCATAGGAAACCTTCAGGCAAGAAACATTCCTGTTCTCGTCGTCGCGAATAAAGTTGATTTGAAGAAGTCAGATGTCAAACGAATAGAAGCTGCGTTTCCACAATATGATATTGTTTCAATAAGCGCGAAAAATGGAACAAATGTCGATCAGCTCTATGAAGCACTTTTCGCAATCGCTGGATAA
- a CDS encoding NUDIX hydrolase — MQKNILDIINEQDIVIGQATEEEVREKNLLHHSVHLLIVDSHNCLFCAHRITGRPIYSGWWTIPGAHVRSGETYEKTVVRFLKELKIHASFKQLHKIRVDDGFENEWSMLYLLKFDTTPFLAPEKFQEGKFLSLSRIRTLSQKEKVTPYLLAALEFVSQE, encoded by the coding sequence ATGCAGAAAAATATCCTTGATATCATTAATGAACAAGATATTGTTATTGGTCAAGCAACAGAAGAAGAAGTTCGTGAAAAGAATCTTTTGCATCATTCTGTCCATCTTTTGATTGTTGATTCTCACAACTGTTTGTTCTGCGCTCATCGAATTACTGGAAGACCTATTTACTCTGGCTGGTGGACTATTCCTGGAGCACACGTTCGCTCTGGTGAGACTTATGAGAAAACAGTGGTACGCTTCTTAAAAGAGTTGAAAATTCATGCTTCTTTCAAACAGTTGCACAAGATTAGAGTCGACGATGGCTTTGAAAATGAATGGAGCATGCTGTATCTTTTGAAATTTGATACTACTCCGTTTCTTGCTCCTGAGAAATTTCAAGAGGGTAAGTTCCTTTCTTTATCTCGGATTCGTACATTGTCTCAGAAAGAAAAAGTGACGCCGTATTTGCTGGCTGCGTTGGAGTTTGTTTCACAGGAATAA
- a CDS encoding valine--tRNA ligase produces MTNKEKQEQKQAQSSQPVHSSQPTPKQYDPLIEEKKWQQYWEKNKTYLFNPKSKAKIYSIDTPPPTVSGKMHLGHAFSYSQQDFIARYHRMKGENVFYPFGTDDNGLATERMIEKLKNVKGKKMQRNDFINLCNETLKEIRPAFVQGWKDVAISADFSLFYSTINDHCRKISQESFIQLYKEGREYQKEAPTMWCTSCQTAIAQVELEDVEQDSFFNDIIFKIQDANKEFDLLIATTRPELLPSCVAIFVHPEDKRYMNIVGKKAKVPLFNQIVMILADKRVNPEKGTGAVMCCTFGDQTDIEWYKAHNLPLIQSISEAGFMTEKAGEFAGLKILEGRTKIVEKLKLHNLLVKQTKIKHAVNVHERCQTNVEILNTKQWFIRYLDLKETFLAAGKEMKWYPEHMRVRYENWIKGLQWDWCISRQRFFGVPFPVWYCKKCGKVMIADEKQLPVDPLVDKPKKACTCGSKEFTPEQDVLDTWATSSLTPQLAIQLFKKRKDYKELYPKLFPMSLRPQAHDIITFWLFNTVVKSRLCENKNPWNEIMIAGHALDPHGKKMSKSKGNVVEPQEVITKYGADALRFWAAGSKLGDDLPFMEKDLVTGKKMITKLWNASIFSLMHVQDFKPEKVDKKKLLPMDRWMLAKLNRMVVEATDAFEEYEYSKTRAKTEQFFWKEFCDYYLEIVKDRIYNPDKRGKAARQAAQYGVYTGIITVLKLMAPIMPHITEAVYQEYFAKKEKCKSIHNSAWPVADLKAINEEDEKIGDMVVSIISAVRKVKSEKNVSLKEPIKVLHIECPKEQHKGLEAAFDDLAATTISQKIVFGKGEREVTAEVKIKVEF; encoded by the coding sequence ATGACGAACAAAGAGAAGCAGGAGCAAAAACAGGCACAATCTTCCCAGCCAGTTCATAGTTCACAACCCACTCCAAAACAATACGATCCACTCATCGAAGAAAAGAAGTGGCAACAGTATTGGGAGAAAAACAAAACATACCTATTCAACCCAAAGAGCAAAGCAAAAATATACAGTATTGATACTCCTCCTCCAACTGTTTCTGGAAAAATGCATTTGGGACACGCATTCTCATACAGTCAGCAGGATTTTATCGCGCGGTATCATCGAATGAAAGGAGAAAATGTCTTTTATCCATTTGGAACAGATGATAATGGACTTGCGACAGAGCGAATGATTGAAAAGCTCAAAAATGTCAAAGGAAAAAAGATGCAGAGAAATGACTTCATCAACCTCTGCAACGAAACATTAAAAGAAATCCGACCAGCATTCGTGCAAGGATGGAAAGATGTTGCGATTAGCGCAGACTTCAGTTTATTTTACTCCACCATCAACGATCACTGCAGAAAAATTTCACAGGAATCATTCATCCAGCTTTACAAAGAAGGTCGAGAATATCAAAAAGAAGCGCCAACAATGTGGTGCACGTCTTGCCAGACAGCAATCGCGCAGGTAGAATTAGAAGACGTCGAACAAGACAGCTTTTTCAACGACATTATTTTCAAGATCCAAGATGCGAATAAAGAGTTTGATCTTCTCATCGCGACAACAAGACCTGAACTCTTACCAAGCTGTGTCGCGATTTTTGTCCATCCAGAAGATAAGCGATACATGAACATTGTCGGCAAAAAAGCAAAAGTTCCATTGTTCAATCAAATAGTCATGATTCTCGCGGACAAGCGTGTCAATCCAGAAAAAGGAACAGGAGCGGTGATGTGCTGTACGTTTGGAGACCAAACAGACATTGAGTGGTATAAAGCGCACAATCTTCCCCTTATCCAATCGATTAGTGAAGCAGGATTCATGACAGAGAAAGCAGGAGAGTTTGCGGGACTTAAAATACTTGAAGGCCGAACAAAAATTGTTGAAAAACTTAAACTTCACAACCTTCTTGTTAAACAAACAAAAATCAAGCACGCGGTCAATGTGCACGAACGCTGTCAGACAAATGTCGAAATTCTCAATACAAAGCAATGGTTCATCCGCTACTTAGATCTCAAAGAAACATTCCTTGCGGCAGGAAAAGAAATGAAATGGTATCCAGAACACATGCGTGTCCGCTACGAAAACTGGATTAAAGGACTGCAATGGGATTGGTGTATTAGCAGACAACGATTTTTTGGTGTTCCATTCCCTGTGTGGTATTGTAAAAAATGCGGAAAAGTGATGATTGCGGATGAAAAACAACTCCCTGTTGATCCACTGGTGGACAAACCAAAGAAAGCATGCACATGCGGTTCAAAAGAGTTCACTCCAGAACAAGATGTTCTTGACACGTGGGCAACATCCTCATTAACCCCGCAGCTTGCGATCCAACTCTTCAAAAAACGAAAAGACTACAAAGAGCTCTACCCAAAATTATTCCCGATGTCTTTGCGTCCACAAGCGCACGACATTATCACCTTCTGGCTCTTTAACACCGTCGTCAAGAGCAGATTATGCGAAAACAAGAATCCATGGAATGAGATCATGATCGCGGGCCACGCGTTAGATCCGCATGGCAAAAAAATGAGTAAATCAAAAGGCAATGTTGTGGAACCGCAAGAAGTAATCACCAAATATGGCGCAGATGCATTACGATTCTGGGCAGCAGGGTCAAAGTTAGGAGATGATCTGCCATTCATGGAAAAAGATTTAGTCACAGGAAAAAAGATGATCACCAAATTGTGGAATGCGTCCATTTTCTCGTTGATGCATGTGCAGGATTTCAAACCAGAAAAAGTAGACAAGAAAAAACTCTTGCCCATGGATCGCTGGATGCTCGCGAAATTAAACAGAATGGTTGTCGAAGCGACAGATGCTTTTGAGGAGTATGAATATTCCAAAACACGAGCAAAAACAGAGCAGTTTTTCTGGAAAGAATTCTGTGATTATTATCTCGAGATTGTCAAAGACAGAATCTATAATCCCGACAAACGTGGAAAAGCAGCGCGGCAAGCGGCGCAGTATGGCGTCTATACAGGAATTATCACTGTTTTGAAACTGATGGCACCAATTATGCCGCACATTACAGAGGCGGTGTATCAGGAATACTTTGCGAAGAAAGAAAAATGCAAGAGTATTCATAACAGTGCATGGCCAGTCGCGGATCTAAAAGCGATCAATGAAGAAGATGAAAAGATTGGAGACATGGTTGTTTCTATAATTAGCGCGGTCCGTAAAGTCAAATCAGAGAAGAATGTTTCGTTGAAAGAACCAATTAAAGTGTTGCACATCGAATGTCCAAAAGAGCAGCATAAAGGATTGGAAGCGGCGTTTGACGATCTTGCGGCAACAACAATTTCACAGAAAATAGTGTTTGGCAAAGGCGAGAGAGAAGTGACAGCAGAAGTGAAGATTAAAGTGGAGTTTTAA
- a CDS encoding YdcF family protein produces MTIGIVLGGGITDEGTLPRDVQKRVLKAQELLQKKVIRKIILCGGSTNKKFSKLTEALLMATLLLEKGVKKNVLLLEEKSKDTIGNAVFAKDIVLKKKLSSDVVVITSNYHLRRALSIFRHVFGSGYIVTGKASHGYFLHRFRVILREWEEKQLETLLLETIPMGDHKKALKFVYKHVGKQKKK; encoded by the coding sequence ATGACTATCGGCATTGTTCTTGGCGGAGGAATAACAGATGAAGGAACACTCCCTCGCGATGTGCAAAAAAGAGTGCTCAAAGCTCAAGAACTTCTTCAAAAAAAAGTGATTCGAAAGATTATCCTTTGTGGAGGTTCTACAAACAAAAAATTTTCAAAACTCACTGAAGCGCTTCTCATGGCGACACTCCTTCTTGAGAAAGGGGTGAAAAAAAATGTGCTGCTTCTTGAAGAAAAGTCTAAGGATACTATTGGGAATGCTGTTTTTGCGAAAGACATTGTCTTAAAGAAAAAATTAAGCTCTGATGTTGTGGTGATTACAAGTAATTATCATCTTCGTAGAGCATTAAGCATTTTTCGGCATGTTTTTGGAAGCGGCTATATTGTGACTGGTAAGGCAAGTCATGGCTATTTCTTACACCGGTTTCGCGTTATTCTTCGCGAATGGGAAGAGAAACAGCTCGAGACCTTGCTTTTAGAAACCATTCCTATGGGTGATCACAAAAAAGCATTGAAATTTGTCTATAAGCACGTTGGAAAGCAGAAGAAAAAGTGA
- a CDS encoding replication factor C large subunit yields the protein MDKATLLPWTLKYEPKTFSSYGLHQEQLQQMLSFFQNFKKQKRKAMLLHGPTGCGKTVAVHALARETNYELIEINASDFRNKELVLSIIGTASKQMSLFSAGKIILVDEVDGLSGNQDRGGISAIEEVIDGTAFPIFLTCQDATDKKVKSLLKKVQAVAFPPLSHTLVADVLKRICLAETISFDDAALKTLARQCDGDLRAAINDLQSLGTQKITMEQINQLGFRNKQEAIEDALVKVFKVKDAGVALAAFDNVHEDLDKIALWIDENLPKEYLDPASLAQAYDYVSRADVFTGRIRRWQHWGFLVYVNALLSAGVAVSKTERNKNPVAYQQTQRILKMWIAKQKYAKRVGIAEKIAAKNHISSSYAVQHIVPYVKHIFKNNEKMREEMVREFEFDADEVGWLQA from the coding sequence ATGGACAAAGCAACACTCCTTCCATGGACGCTCAAATACGAACCAAAGACATTCTCTTCGTACGGCTTGCATCAAGAACAACTCCAGCAAATGCTTTCTTTTTTTCAAAATTTTAAAAAACAAAAGCGAAAAGCGATGCTTCTTCATGGACCAACGGGGTGCGGCAAAACCGTTGCAGTGCACGCGCTTGCTCGCGAGACGAATTACGAACTTATTGAGATCAACGCATCGGATTTTCGCAACAAAGAACTTGTGCTTTCTATCATCGGCACCGCGTCAAAGCAGATGTCTCTTTTTTCCGCAGGCAAAATTATTCTTGTTGATGAAGTCGATGGCTTATCAGGCAACCAAGATCGCGGCGGAATTTCTGCTATCGAAGAAGTCATTGATGGCACTGCTTTTCCTATTTTTTTGACATGCCAAGATGCGACTGATAAAAAAGTGAAGTCGCTGCTCAAGAAAGTTCAAGCTGTCGCGTTTCCTCCTCTTTCCCATACATTAGTTGCTGATGTTCTTAAAAGAATATGCCTTGCTGAAACCATTTCTTTTGATGACGCTGCTTTGAAGACGCTTGCTCGCCAATGCGATGGAGATTTGCGCGCAGCAATCAACGATCTTCAATCGCTTGGCACGCAAAAGATTACCATGGAACAGATTAATCAGCTTGGATTTAGGAATAAACAAGAAGCAATAGAAGACGCATTGGTTAAAGTCTTTAAAGTGAAAGACGCTGGTGTCGCGCTTGCTGCGTTTGACAATGTTCATGAAGATCTTGATAAGATCGCTTTGTGGATTGATGAAAATCTGCCAAAGGAGTACTTGGATCCCGCTTCTCTTGCGCAGGCGTATGATTATGTATCCAGAGCAGATGTGTTTACTGGCAGAATCCGACGCTGGCAGCATTGGGGATTTTTGGTGTATGTCAACGCATTGCTCAGTGCAGGTGTCGCTGTTTCCAAGACAGAACGAAATAAAAATCCTGTCGCGTATCAACAAACGCAGCGGATCTTAAAGATGTGGATCGCGAAACAAAAATATGCAAAACGCGTAGGAATTGCAGAGAAAATTGCAGCGAAAAATCATATTTCTTCTTCTTACGCTGTGCAGCATATTGTTCCGTATGTGAAACATATATTCAAAAATAATGAAAAAATGCGTGAGGAGATGGTTCGTGAGTTTGAATTTGACGCAGATGAAGTGGGATGGTTACAGGCGTAA
- the rbcL gene encoding type III ribulose-bisphosphate carboxylase: MAGYDDFVQLNYKPKTTDLVATFHVKVPSWQKDTTALGAVASESSVGTWAAVKALHYKHVQKVAAKVYEAKKIAPRNYWVKIAYPEEHFEPGNMSQIFASIAGNVFGMKAVDSLRLQDIQYTKKLIKSFPGPQFGIHGVRKIFNEKKRPLMLSVAKPKVGMTTAEHARVGWQIWTGGLDLLKDDENLSNQWFNPFQRRVQTCLQLRDKAEKLTGDKKSYLINVTAPTVQEMEKRAKFVAKQGGEYVMIDICTGGWMAVSSLREICQDLGLAIHAHRAFHGAFTRIPAHGFSMLNLAKSVRLLGVDNLHIGTAGVGKLVGGAQEVKNIQEQITAKTAKANAQEHSLGQNWYGTKPVFPVSSGGLHPILVEDVLNRMGTNIMLQIGGGVHGHPNGSYAGAKAMREAVEAYMDGVHVDDAAKTSKELRQALEYWGHTRPR; encoded by the coding sequence ATGGCAGGCTATGATGATTTCGTCCAACTCAACTACAAACCAAAAACAACAGATCTAGTTGCGACTTTTCACGTCAAAGTGCCAAGTTGGCAGAAAGACACAACAGCGTTGGGCGCAGTTGCGTCAGAATCCAGTGTTGGCACATGGGCAGCAGTGAAAGCGCTGCACTACAAGCACGTTCAAAAAGTCGCTGCAAAAGTGTATGAAGCAAAAAAAATCGCGCCACGAAATTACTGGGTAAAGATTGCGTATCCTGAAGAGCATTTTGAACCAGGAAATATGTCGCAAATTTTCGCGTCTATTGCAGGAAACGTCTTTGGGATGAAAGCAGTGGACTCTTTACGCTTGCAAGACATTCAATACACAAAAAAGTTGATCAAAAGTTTTCCAGGACCGCAATTTGGAATTCATGGCGTGAGAAAAATCTTCAATGAAAAGAAGCGACCATTAATGTTATCTGTGGCAAAACCAAAAGTAGGCATGACGACCGCGGAGCATGCGCGCGTTGGCTGGCAAATCTGGACAGGAGGTCTTGATCTTTTAAAAGATGATGAGAATCTCTCCAACCAATGGTTTAATCCATTTCAGCGACGTGTCCAAACCTGTTTACAACTTCGTGACAAAGCGGAAAAATTGACAGGAGACAAAAAAAGCTATTTGATTAACGTCACCGCGCCAACAGTACAAGAAATGGAAAAGCGAGCGAAGTTTGTCGCAAAGCAAGGCGGCGAGTATGTGATGATTGACATCTGCACAGGCGGCTGGATGGCAGTAAGTTCTTTGCGGGAGATTTGTCAGGATCTGGGATTGGCAATCCACGCGCATCGTGCGTTCCACGGCGCATTTACACGAATTCCTGCGCATGGATTTTCTATGTTAAATCTAGCAAAATCAGTCAGGTTACTTGGTGTCGACAATTTGCATATTGGAACAGCAGGAGTGGGAAAGCTTGTTGGTGGAGCACAAGAAGTAAAGAATATTCAAGAACAAATCACTGCGAAAACTGCAAAAGCAAATGCGCAAGAACATTCCTTAGGACAAAATTGGTATGGCACAAAACCAGTGTTCCCAGTATCCTCGGGAGGACTTCATCCCATTTTAGTAGAAGATGTTTTGAATAGAATGGGGACAAATATTATGCTCCAGATAGGTGGAGGAGTTCATGGCCATCCAAACGGAAGTTATGCTGGAGCGAAAGCAATGCGCGAAGCAGTCGAAGCGTATATGGATGGAGTTCATGTCGATGATGCGGCAAAGACAAGCAAGGAATTGCGGCAAGCATTGGAATATTGGGGACATACACGACCAAGATAA
- a CDS encoding Lrp/AsnC family transcriptional regulator, whose amino-acid sequence MTYELDNIDKRIIEVLQEHGEYTTRKIAKKLLLPTTTVYNRVKRLKKEQIIKNFTINLDHKKIGRNFVVYVLISVNLPLLKQKKKSQYDLMNEMKRFSFVEHVDIVSGTVDMICIIRVHDVEEFDEVITQKIQMLEGVNRTQSLIAIHSS is encoded by the coding sequence ATGACGTATGAATTAGATAATATTGATAAGAGAATTATAGAAGTGCTGCAAGAGCATGGAGAATATACAACAAGAAAGATTGCGAAAAAATTATTGCTCCCGACAACAACAGTCTATAATCGCGTGAAAAGATTAAAGAAAGAGCAAATCATCAAGAATTTTACCATTAATCTTGACCATAAAAAAATAGGAAGAAATTTTGTTGTCTATGTATTAATTTCAGTCAATCTGCCCTTGCTGAAGCAAAAGAAAAAATCCCAATATGATCTTATGAATGAAATGAAACGATTTTCGTTTGTGGAGCATGTGGATATTGTCTCTGGCACTGTTGACATGATTTGTATTATTCGGGTTCATGATGTCGAAGAGTTTGACGAAGTGATTACGCAAAAAATCCAAATGTTAGAAGGGGTGAATAGAACACAATCGCTAATTGCCATTCATAGTTCATAA
- a CDS encoding glycine--tRNA ligase has protein sequence MSISIEEMAAFCKRKGFVYPTAEIYGGLAGFWDFGPLGVELKNNIKRQWWKHFVQNRNDIFGIDGSIITNRKVWEASGHAACFADLMLTSKKTKIKYRADQFLAEKLSIDTEGITAEEVNRLVKEHKLVAENGEEFEEVKPFNLMFETAVGPTQGTKNTAFLRPETAQSIFINFNLVADNARAKLPFGIAQVGKAFRNEISPRDFLFRSREFEQMEIEFFVHPEKTQDCPFYEGVKDLKVQLLSAEQQEHKKEHTEIPLQQLVERSLATKWHAYWLAAYYEWFMELGIKKENIRIREHRKDELAHYAGACFDIEYKFPFGWKEIHGNADRTQYDLTKHGEMSGKPIVMYDEETKQKIVPYVAAEPSQGVERLFLAILFDAYEEDKARENVVLHLHPSLTPVQIGVFPLVNKLKDKAQELFVQLQKQFVCQYDKSGSIGRRYARGDEMGIPLCITIDFESLEDNAVTVRDRETTKQIRVAMDTLPGVIAQFFAGAPFLSLGKEVSPPQKMEE, from the coding sequence ATGAGTATCTCAATCGAAGAAATGGCTGCATTTTGCAAGAGGAAAGGATTTGTCTATCCTACCGCGGAAATTTATGGTGGTCTTGCGGGATTCTGGGATTTTGGCCCATTAGGCGTTGAACTCAAGAATAACATCAAGCGCCAGTGGTGGAAGCACTTTGTCCAAAACAGAAATGATATTTTCGGCATTGATGGCTCTATCATCACAAACAGAAAAGTCTGGGAAGCGAGCGGGCACGCGGCGTGTTTCGCGGATCTCATGCTCACATCAAAGAAAACAAAAATCAAATACAGAGCGGACCAATTTCTTGCGGAAAAACTCAGTATAGACACAGAAGGAATTACCGCGGAAGAAGTAAACAGACTTGTCAAAGAGCACAAACTTGTCGCGGAGAATGGCGAAGAGTTTGAAGAAGTAAAACCATTCAATTTGATGTTTGAAACAGCAGTGGGTCCAACGCAGGGAACAAAGAACACTGCATTTCTCCGACCAGAAACAGCGCAAAGTATTTTCATCAATTTCAATCTTGTCGCGGACAATGCGCGGGCAAAACTTCCATTTGGAATTGCGCAAGTAGGAAAAGCGTTTAGAAATGAAATTAGTCCAAGAGACTTCCTATTCAGAAGCAGAGAATTCGAGCAAATGGAGATTGAATTTTTTGTCCATCCCGAAAAAACGCAGGATTGCCCATTCTATGAAGGAGTCAAAGATCTGAAAGTGCAACTTCTTTCTGCGGAACAACAGGAGCACAAAAAAGAACATACCGAAATTCCATTACAGCAGCTTGTGGAAAGATCACTCGCGACAAAGTGGCATGCGTACTGGCTTGCTGCGTATTATGAATGGTTTATGGAATTAGGAATCAAAAAAGAAAATATCCGAATTCGAGAACATAGAAAAGATGAGCTTGCGCATTACGCGGGCGCGTGTTTTGACATCGAATACAAATTTCCGTTTGGCTGGAAAGAGATTCATGGAAACGCAGACAGAACGCAGTATGATTTAACAAAGCATGGAGAAATGTCTGGAAAACCAATCGTCATGTATGACGAAGAAACAAAACAAAAGATTGTGCCGTATGTCGCGGCAGAGCCAAGTCAGGGAGTGGAACGATTGTTCCTCGCGATTTTGTTTGACGCGTATGAAGAAGATAAAGCGCGAGAAAATGTGGTCCTCCATTTACATCCATCACTCACTCCAGTACAAATTGGAGTATTCCCATTGGTCAATAAACTCAAAGACAAAGCCCAGGAATTGTTTGTCCAATTACAAAAACAGTTTGTTTGTCAATATGACAAATCAGGAAGCATTGGACGACGCTACGCGCGAGGCGATGAGATGGGCATTCCGCTGTGTATTACAATAGATTTTGAATCGTTGGAAGACAACGCAGTCACAGTGCGAGATCGTGAAACCACAAAACAAATTCGTGTTGCGATGGATACGCTTCCTGGCGTGATTGCGCAATTCTTTGCTGGCGCGCCATTCCTTTCTTTAGGCAAAGAAGTTTCTCCACCACAGAAGATGGAAGAGTAA
- a CDS encoding stage II sporulation protein M has protein sequence MVLEQLFKPDWIEKKPRHAFLLGFIYSIVGAISAKLVFGANPGMMTVAFTSILLLPSLNALLTIEENQARSKDKYWIGKQLWKDHADIIEVYFYMFLGIFITFSIISFTFPEQAIIKFFEPMFEVIGIQGEATTLIGWASGTGAPTIASIFINNLIVTVVCLLLSLIYGAGAIVFITWNATVWGVVIGFFAKQALLSSTGLNPVTVFMSTVLPFFPHMIMEALPYFTAAIVGGIVSKAALREELFSPKFNEIVKDAAIVMAGSLVILLIAAIIEIKVYPLLA, from the coding sequence ATGGTCTTAGAACAACTCTTTAAACCAGACTGGATTGAAAAAAAACCACGGCACGCGTTCTTGTTAGGATTCATTTATTCTATCGTCGGCGCGATCAGCGCAAAACTCGTCTTTGGCGCGAATCCAGGCATGATGACAGTCGCGTTCACTTCCATCCTCCTCCTCCCTTCTTTAAATGCGCTATTAACGATCGAAGAAAACCAAGCACGATCAAAAGATAAATATTGGATTGGAAAACAGCTGTGGAAGGATCATGCGGATATTATTGAAGTATATTTCTACATGTTCCTCGGGATTTTCATCACTTTCAGTATTATTTCCTTTACATTCCCAGAACAAGCGATCATTAAATTCTTTGAACCAATGTTTGAAGTGATTGGCATACAAGGAGAAGCGACAACACTCATTGGCTGGGCATCAGGCACAGGAGCTCCAACAATCGCATCCATTTTCATCAACAACCTCATTGTTACTGTCGTCTGCCTTTTGTTATCGTTAATTTACGGCGCAGGAGCAATTGTTTTTATCACGTGGAACGCAACCGTTTGGGGTGTCGTCATTGGCTTTTTCGCGAAGCAAGCATTGCTTTCTTCAACAGGATTAAATCCAGTCACCGTGTTTATGTCAACAGTGTTACCGTTTTTCCCGCACATGATTATGGAAGCGTTGCCGTATTTTACCGCGGCGATTGTGGGAGGAATCGTCTCCAAAGCAGCGTTGAGAGAAGAATTATTCTCACCAAAATTTAATGAGATTGTGAAAGACGCGGCAATAGTGATGGCAGGTAGTTTGGTTATTCTTTTGATTGCGGCAATTATAGAAATTAAAGTTTATCCCTTGCTTGCTTAG